One Tessaracoccus lacteus DNA window includes the following coding sequences:
- a CDS encoding circularly permuted type 2 ATP-grasp protein translates to MSVLFDGYPRGQAAYDEMIGPDGVRAELASVAAELDDLGIEEVRARAEYLRSVYIDQGVTFDIGGEERPFPLDIVPRVMQAAEFAHIEEGSRQRVRAMEAFLSDIYSEGRCFAEGVVPRHVVATSPHFHRVMAGITMPNGVRVHVAGIDLIRGDDGVYRVLEDNVRCPSGVSYVMTNRRAINSALPEVAGKHRIQPVEDYPSQLLKALRAAAPSGVADPTVVVLTPGVYNSAYFEHALLARMMGVELVEGRDLVAHGGHVSLRTTRGLRPVHVIYRRIDDDFLDPAVFRADSLLGCAGLLNAARAGNVTLANAVGNGVADDKLVYTYMPDLIRFYLGEDPILASVDTWRLEEKEAREEVLDRLDELVVKPVDGSGGKGIVIGPRANAETLEKLRRQILRDARGWIAQPVVQLSTVPTMIDGQLKPRHVDLRPFVVNAGAEGMYVLPGGLTRVALPEGELIVNSSQGGGSKDTWVLTETRPTVNVRRPAEARPPSVPLSEQIVDRVIRHQHEQQQQSQAAVAAQGGERSC, encoded by the coding sequence ATGAGCGTGCTGTTTGACGGGTACCCGCGGGGGCAGGCCGCCTACGACGAGATGATCGGCCCGGACGGCGTTCGGGCCGAGCTCGCGTCCGTGGCCGCCGAGCTCGACGACCTCGGCATCGAGGAGGTCCGCGCCAGGGCCGAGTACCTGCGCAGCGTCTACATCGACCAAGGCGTCACGTTCGACATCGGCGGCGAGGAGCGCCCCTTCCCGCTCGACATCGTGCCCCGCGTCATGCAGGCCGCAGAGTTCGCCCACATCGAGGAGGGCAGCCGGCAGCGCGTCAGGGCCATGGAGGCCTTCCTGTCCGACATCTACAGCGAGGGTCGCTGCTTCGCCGAGGGAGTCGTCCCGCGGCACGTGGTGGCGACCTCGCCACACTTCCACCGGGTCATGGCGGGCATCACGATGCCCAACGGCGTGCGTGTGCACGTCGCCGGCATCGACCTCATCCGGGGAGACGACGGCGTCTACCGCGTGCTCGAGGACAACGTGCGCTGCCCGTCGGGTGTGTCCTACGTGATGACCAACCGACGCGCGATCAACTCGGCCCTCCCGGAGGTGGCGGGCAAGCACCGCATCCAGCCCGTCGAGGACTACCCGTCGCAGCTGCTCAAGGCGCTGCGGGCGGCCGCCCCGTCGGGCGTCGCCGACCCCACCGTCGTCGTGCTGACCCCGGGCGTCTACAACTCGGCCTACTTCGAGCACGCGCTGCTGGCACGCATGATGGGCGTCGAACTCGTCGAGGGCCGTGACCTGGTTGCGCACGGCGGACACGTGTCGCTGCGCACCACCCGTGGGCTGAGGCCGGTGCACGTCATCTACCGGCGCATCGACGACGACTTCCTCGACCCGGCGGTGTTCAGGGCCGACTCGCTGCTCGGCTGCGCCGGGCTGCTGAACGCCGCCCGGGCCGGCAACGTCACCCTCGCCAACGCTGTCGGCAACGGCGTCGCCGACGACAAGCTCGTCTACACCTACATGCCGGACCTGATCCGCTTCTACCTCGGCGAGGATCCGATCCTGGCGAGCGTCGACACCTGGCGGCTCGAGGAGAAGGAGGCCCGCGAGGAGGTGCTCGACCGGCTGGACGAGCTCGTCGTCAAGCCCGTCGACGGGTCGGGTGGCAAGGGCATCGTGATCGGTCCCCGCGCGAACGCCGAGACCCTCGAGAAGCTGCGCAGGCAGATCCTGCGCGACGCCCGTGGCTGGATCGCCCAGCCCGTCGTGCAGCTGTCCACGGTGCCGACCATGATCGACGGGCAGCTGAAGCCCCGCCACGTCGACCTGCGGCCCTTCGTCGTCAACGCGGGTGCCGAGGGCATGTACGTGCTGCCCGGAGGCCTGACCCGCGTGGCTCTGCCGGAGGGAGAGCTCATCGTGAACTCTTCGCAGGGCGGCGGGTCGAAGGACACCTGGGTGCTCACCGAGACGAGGCCCACCGTCAACGTGCGTCGCCCAGCCGAGGCGCGACCGCCGTCCGTGCCTCTGTCGGAGCAGATCGTCGACCGCGTGATCCGCCATCAGCACGAGCAGCAGCAGCAGTCGCAGGCGGCGGTGGCCGCGCAGGGAGGGGAGAGGTCGTGCTGA
- a CDS encoding transglutaminase family protein, with the protein MSQYRIVHTTGYRYGTGANDSFNEARMTPLTSRRQLVLSSKLDISPVAWTHSYRDYWGTSTVAFEIHEPHKDLRVVATSTVDIHDVVRAAEPVGWEGLADPRLRDRFVEFLSETSYVKPHRDVVRIADAVRKSSANPGEAVQKLSHRLRERVEYLPGVTQVHTLAAEVWVAGAGVCQDIAHLTLGALRHIGIPARYVSGYVVQSSDPAVGEVQIGESHAWIQYFDGEWLGYDPTNEAVPSGTHVEVGFGRDYSDVAPLKGIYTGASGSEMYVSVEMTRLT; encoded by the coding sequence GTGAGCCAGTACCGCATCGTGCACACGACCGGCTACCGCTACGGCACCGGCGCGAACGACTCCTTCAACGAGGCCCGCATGACGCCGCTGACGTCGCGCAGGCAACTCGTGCTGAGCTCCAAGCTGGACATCTCGCCCGTCGCGTGGACGCACAGCTACCGCGACTACTGGGGCACGTCGACCGTCGCGTTCGAGATCCACGAGCCGCACAAGGACCTGCGTGTGGTGGCGACCTCCACCGTCGACATCCACGATGTCGTCCGAGCCGCAGAGCCCGTGGGCTGGGAGGGACTCGCCGACCCGCGGCTCAGGGACCGGTTCGTGGAGTTTCTGAGCGAGACGAGCTACGTCAAGCCGCACCGCGACGTCGTGCGGATCGCCGACGCAGTCCGGAAGAGCTCCGCCAACCCGGGCGAGGCCGTGCAGAAGCTGTCGCACCGGCTGCGGGAACGCGTCGAATACCTGCCGGGAGTCACGCAGGTCCACACGCTCGCCGCCGAGGTGTGGGTGGCGGGGGCCGGCGTCTGCCAGGACATCGCGCACCTGACGCTCGGGGCGCTCAGGCACATCGGCATCCCGGCCCGCTACGTGTCCGGCTACGTCGTGCAGAGCTCAGACCCCGCGGTCGGCGAGGTGCAGATCGGCGAGTCGCACGCCTGGATCCAGTACTTCGACGGGGAGTGGCTCGGGTACGACCCGACCAACGAGGCCGTCCCGAGCGGGACCCACGTCGAGGTCGGGTTCGGCCGTGACTACTCCGATGTCGCGCCGCTCAAGGGCATCTACACCGGCGCCAGCGGGTCCGAGATGTACGTCTCGGTGGAGATGACCCGGCTGACCTGA
- the dapE gene encoding succinyl-diaminopimelate desuccinylase, whose translation MTEPLAVLLQEIMDIESVSGNEARLADLVEARLRSSAHLSVDRDGDCVVARTTLGLAERVVIAGHLDTVPLLDNLPSRYVVDPAGDRVWGRGACDMKGGVAVMLALAAELVAPNRDITWIFYDHEEVAATLNGLGRLSRNRPDLVEADFAVLMEPTGAHIEGGCQGTIRVELDAAGVAAHSARAWMGHNAIHDLTPALITLAGYEPEEIDVDGLLYREGLNAVAVTGGVASNMIPPSATLTVNYRYAPDKSPDEALSRVRAWFAGYELRVTDVSPAARPGLHLPAARAFVDAIGEPAHPKYGWTDVARFSSLGVPAVNYGPGDPAYAHRADEFCAVVDLTRCADGLRRWLGN comes from the coding sequence ATGACCGAGCCCCTCGCCGTGCTGCTGCAGGAGATCATGGACATCGAGTCCGTCTCGGGGAACGAGGCGCGGCTCGCCGACCTCGTCGAGGCGCGGCTGCGCTCCAGTGCCCACCTGAGCGTGGATCGTGACGGCGACTGCGTTGTCGCCCGGACGACCCTCGGTCTGGCCGAGCGGGTCGTGATCGCCGGACACCTCGACACCGTGCCGCTGCTCGACAACCTGCCGAGCCGCTACGTCGTCGACCCCGCAGGCGACCGGGTCTGGGGTCGTGGGGCCTGCGACATGAAGGGCGGCGTAGCGGTCATGCTTGCTCTCGCCGCCGAACTGGTCGCCCCCAACCGCGACATCACGTGGATCTTCTACGACCATGAGGAGGTGGCCGCCACGCTCAACGGGCTCGGGCGCCTGTCGCGCAACCGGCCGGACCTCGTCGAGGCGGACTTCGCCGTGCTGATGGAGCCGACGGGGGCACACATCGAGGGAGGCTGCCAGGGCACGATCCGCGTCGAACTGGACGCTGCCGGCGTCGCCGCGCACAGCGCCCGCGCCTGGATGGGACACAACGCGATCCACGACCTGACACCCGCGCTGATCACGTTGGCGGGCTACGAGCCCGAGGAGATCGACGTCGACGGGCTGCTGTACCGCGAGGGCCTCAACGCGGTGGCGGTGACCGGGGGAGTGGCCTCCAACATGATCCCGCCGTCAGCCACGCTGACCGTCAACTACCGCTACGCGCCGGACAAGTCCCCCGACGAGGCGCTCTCGCGGGTCCGCGCCTGGTTCGCGGGCTACGAGCTGCGCGTGACCGACGTCTCACCCGCTGCGCGGCCCGGGCTGCACCTGCCCGCCGCACGGGCCTTTGTCGATGCGATCGGCGAGCCAGCCCACCCCAAGTACGGCTGGACCGACGTCGCGCGCTTCAGCTCGCTGGGCGTCCCCGCCGTGAACTACGGGCCGGGGGACCCCGCCTACGCCCACCGCGCCGACGAGTTCTGCGCCGTCGTCGACCTGACCCGCTGCGCCGACGGCCTGCGCCGCTGGCTGGGCAACTGA
- a CDS encoding DivIVA domain-containing protein produces MGMWIAIVCGLMVLGAAAYVALGHFGEMQTEPVLDRPRGRVPDGPVTAGFLAEARLPTASAGYDRTEVDAYLDEIAAGTAGPATDAVFVVRRGGYDMQVIDELLRRPRVEFDPAQAVAPEPTTA; encoded by the coding sequence ATGGGGATGTGGATCGCCATCGTCTGCGGCCTGATGGTGCTCGGCGCGGCCGCCTACGTGGCGCTCGGCCACTTCGGAGAGATGCAGACCGAGCCGGTCCTCGACCGGCCGCGCGGCCGGGTTCCCGACGGCCCTGTGACGGCGGGGTTCCTGGCTGAGGCGCGGCTGCCGACGGCGTCCGCCGGTTACGACCGCACAGAGGTCGACGCGTATCTCGACGAGATCGCGGCGGGGACGGCCGGACCGGCCACCGACGCGGTGTTCGTGGTCCGACGCGGGGGCTACGACATGCAGGTGATCGACGAGCTCCTGCGTCGTCCGCGGGTTGAGTTCGACCCCGCGCAGGCTGTCGCGCCCGAGCCAACCACGGCCTGA
- a CDS encoding TIGR00730 family Rossman fold protein, with product MSEPKRRQGAVLLGGREHSQPTADQSLLQHHRGSAWNQRDPWRVLRIQSEFVEGFDALSHLEPAVSVFGSARTPVDSPMYEAAERIGGLLAQRGFAVITGGGPGVMQAANKGAHGADGCSVGLGIELPHEQGMNDYVNLGVNFRYFFARKTMFLKYSQGFITMPGGFGTLDELFEALTLIQTGKVGHFPVVLFGSAYWSPLLAWVRDTVLEGGYVAAADLELVTLTDDIEEAVAAMGEPGQFGNA from the coding sequence ATGAGCGAACCGAAGCGCCGTCAGGGAGCAGTCCTGCTCGGCGGCAGGGAACACTCCCAGCCGACGGCGGACCAGTCCCTGCTCCAGCACCACCGTGGCTCGGCCTGGAACCAGCGCGACCCGTGGCGTGTGCTGCGCATCCAGTCGGAGTTCGTGGAGGGCTTCGACGCGCTGAGCCACCTCGAGCCCGCCGTGTCCGTCTTCGGGTCGGCCCGCACGCCCGTGGATTCCCCCATGTACGAGGCCGCGGAGCGGATCGGCGGCCTGCTCGCGCAGCGTGGCTTCGCCGTCATCACGGGCGGCGGCCCCGGTGTGATGCAGGCGGCCAACAAGGGCGCGCACGGAGCCGACGGCTGCTCGGTCGGGCTCGGCATCGAGCTGCCTCACGAGCAGGGGATGAACGACTACGTGAACCTCGGGGTGAACTTCCGGTACTTCTTCGCCCGAAAGACCATGTTCCTGAAGTACAGCCAGGGCTTCATCACCATGCCCGGCGGATTCGGGACCCTCGACGAGCTGTTCGAGGCGCTGACGCTGATCCAGACCGGGAAGGTCGGCCATTTCCCGGTCGTCTTGTTCGGGTCGGCGTACTGGTCCCCTCTGCTCGCCTGGGTGCGCGACACGGTGCTGGAAGGTGGCTACGTGGCCGCCGCCGACCTTGAGCTCGTGACGCTCACCGACGACATCGAGGAGGCCGTCGCGGCGATGGGCGAGCCTGGACAGTTCGGGAACGCCTGA
- a CDS encoding alpha-E domain-containing protein: MLSRIAEALFWIGRYVERAEDTCRIVEVHLHQGLDDPTLDANGAARDLLLLMGQRAVEQPDVLHQFCYDERSPISFLNALGSARESARRARETVSTEVWESINTTWLAVRGGRLQRMRPASMFKVIRERCAVIAGLADNTMSHDEGWLFLTLGRSIERLDMTSRLLSTPSLAGNSPRAWDHVLSGCGAHHAFVQRYGALASERDAAEFLILDRLFPRSLIYTLGTATQALTQLGPSNLRIRPDDPAARLLGAARASLEYLPPDEIQVDLPAEMAKLQVVCSQATKSISARYFEGSAAAEWVGGLW; the protein is encoded by the coding sequence GTGCTGAGCCGCATCGCCGAGGCGCTGTTCTGGATCGGACGCTACGTCGAGCGTGCCGAGGACACGTGCCGCATCGTGGAGGTCCACCTCCACCAGGGGCTCGACGATCCCACGCTCGACGCCAACGGGGCAGCCCGTGATCTGCTCCTGCTGATGGGGCAGCGGGCCGTCGAGCAGCCGGACGTCCTGCACCAGTTCTGCTACGACGAGCGCTCGCCGATCAGCTTCCTCAACGCGCTCGGCAGCGCCCGGGAGTCGGCCCGCAGGGCCCGCGAGACCGTCTCGACGGAGGTGTGGGAGTCGATCAACACCACGTGGCTGGCGGTACGGGGCGGCCGCCTGCAGCGCATGCGTCCCGCGTCGATGTTCAAGGTCATCCGCGAACGCTGCGCGGTCATCGCCGGGCTCGCCGATAACACCATGAGCCACGACGAGGGTTGGCTGTTCCTCACCCTTGGCCGCAGCATCGAGAGACTCGACATGACCTCGAGGCTGCTGTCGACGCCGTCGCTGGCCGGCAACTCCCCGCGCGCCTGGGACCACGTGCTGAGCGGATGCGGGGCGCACCACGCGTTCGTGCAGCGCTACGGGGCGCTCGCCTCCGAGCGCGACGCCGCCGAGTTCCTCATCCTTGACAGGCTCTTCCCCAGGTCGCTGATCTACACTCTCGGCACCGCGACGCAGGCGCTCACGCAGCTCGGCCCCAGCAACCTGCGGATCCGCCCCGACGACCCGGCGGCGCGCCTGCTCGGGGCCGCCAGGGCGAGCCTCGAGTACCTGCCCCCAGATGAGATCCAGGTGGACCTTCCCGCGGAGATGGCGAAGCTGCAGGTGGTCTGCTCGCAGGCGACGAAGTCGATCTCTGCACGCTACTTCGAGGGCTCCGCCGCGGCGGAGTGGGTGGGAGGTCTCTGGTGA